In one window of Eggerthella guodeyinii DNA:
- a CDS encoding putative ABC transporter permease — protein MARDFSNPKKLGFMRVIQVFFAINVVITISLLVFMIKGSYTLGFADAIDYANLIFDGICFWLIWHRYRATRAFVIAFSLFNIVVGSAYSLATGTFDPVSQLISSSSDIVLLAYFLTSRRAKAVLVHPFSDERARAQLDEHAGYFRPTTWGFWRNLVIYFCVFSVVGHWMEAGYCTLIRFGLIPGVYDPSSQIWSDWLYPFCVYGFGAVACVLLLFPVKNLLQRRFRGIAAPLALSFVANALVCTGIELAMGLMLNQPLPDGTLPLWDYRNMFCNFMGQVCLQNAVAFGFVATLMTWVIYPGLEKLLARVPSYAMNMAFIVVVIGFCILFFLYCVNVAVSDEDVIAATEQLIQSMNVGGSAPSGA, from the coding sequence ATGGCCCGTGATTTCAGCAACCCGAAGAAGCTCGGCTTCATGCGCGTCATCCAGGTGTTCTTCGCCATCAACGTCGTCATCACCATCTCGCTGCTCGTGTTCATGATCAAGGGCAGCTACACCCTGGGGTTCGCCGACGCGATCGACTACGCCAACCTCATCTTCGACGGCATCTGCTTCTGGCTCATCTGGCACCGCTATCGGGCGACCCGCGCCTTCGTCATCGCGTTCAGCCTGTTCAACATCGTGGTCGGCAGCGCATACAGCTTGGCGACCGGCACGTTCGACCCCGTCAGCCAGCTGATCTCCTCGTCGTCGGACATCGTCCTGCTCGCCTACTTCCTCACGTCGCGCCGGGCGAAGGCCGTGCTCGTCCACCCCTTCTCCGACGAGAGGGCGCGGGCGCAGCTCGACGAGCACGCGGGCTACTTCCGACCGACCACCTGGGGGTTCTGGCGCAACCTCGTCATCTACTTCTGCGTGTTCAGCGTGGTGGGCCACTGGATGGAGGCGGGATACTGCACGCTCATCCGCTTCGGGCTGATCCCCGGCGTCTACGACCCGAGCTCCCAGATCTGGAGCGACTGGCTCTACCCCTTCTGCGTGTACGGCTTCGGCGCGGTCGCCTGCGTGCTGCTGCTGTTCCCCGTCAAGAACCTCCTGCAGCGCCGTTTCCGGGGCATCGCGGCGCCGCTCGCGCTCAGCTTCGTCGCGAACGCGCTCGTGTGCACGGGCATCGAGCTGGCGATGGGCCTCATGCTGAACCAGCCGCTGCCTGACGGCACGCTTCCGCTGTGGGACTACCGGAACATGTTCTGCAACTTCATGGGCCAGGTGTGCCTCCAGAACGCCGTGGCGTTCGGGTTCGTGGCCACGCTTATGACCTGGGTGATCTACCCCGGCTTGGAGAAGCTGCTCGCCCGCGTGCCCTCCTACGCCATGAACATGGCCTTCATCGTGGTGGTCATCGGGTTCTGCATCCTGTTCTTCCTGTACTGCGTGAACGTGGCGGTCTCCGACGAGGACGTCATCGCCGCCACCGAGCAGCTGATCCAGTCGATGAACGTGGGCGGAAGCGCGCCTTCGGGCGCCTAG
- a CDS encoding putative ABC transporter permease has protein sequence MDRLRSPAFWRNLAVYFCAFSVAGHWMEIAYCSFMDLFGIVDDDSLVWGDPFYPFLVYGVGVAVCAIALVPLKERLLARRRSTACAAAQFFLITVGVCLVMELAMGLMLNQPNLAGEYPLWDNSALPFNVLGQAWLVNDLALGAVAMLYAWTIYPASEKLLAKVPPRIMNAAAALTVAAFVVLCIVKFA, from the coding sequence GTGGACCGCCTGCGCTCCCCCGCCTTCTGGCGCAACCTCGCGGTGTACTTCTGCGCGTTCAGCGTGGCGGGGCACTGGATGGAGATCGCGTACTGCTCTTTCATGGACCTGTTCGGCATCGTGGACGACGACTCGCTCGTGTGGGGCGACCCCTTCTACCCCTTCCTCGTCTACGGCGTGGGCGTCGCGGTGTGCGCGATCGCGCTCGTGCCGCTCAAGGAGCGCCTCCTGGCGCGCCGTCGCTCGACCGCGTGCGCGGCGGCGCAGTTCTTCCTGATCACGGTAGGGGTATGCCTCGTCATGGAGCTGGCGATGGGCCTCATGCTCAACCAGCCGAACCTTGCGGGCGAGTACCCGCTCTGGGACAATTCCGCCCTGCCCTTCAACGTGCTGGGACAGGCGTGGCTCGTCAACGACCTCGCGCTGGGCGCGGTGGCCATGCTGTACGCTTGGACGATCTACCCGGCCAGCGAGAAGCTGCTGGCGAAGGTGCCGCCCCGCATCATGAACGCGGCGGCCGCTCTCACGGTCGCCGCGTTCGTCGTGCTCTGCATCGTGAAGTTCGCGTAG
- the coaBC gene encoding bifunctional phosphopantothenoylcysteine decarboxylase/phosphopantothenate--cysteine ligase CoaBC, whose translation MTNANDAAANAAQKTVLLGVTGCIAAYKSCEIVRGLQKAGVRVKVVMTEHAAEFVGPTTFRALTHETVAVGLFDDPSDPIHHVSLAQEADVFLIAPCTANVIAKIANGIADDLLTTTALATTAPLVIAPAMNVNMYENGATRYNIGKLHIRGARFIDAGDGYLACGDVGKGRLAEVDDIVSATLDELGVKRDLAGRRVMITAGPTVEPIDPVRYISNHSSGKTGYAIARAAALRGADVTLVSGPVSLSAPQGVHMVHVRTARDMYAAAEEAFEDVDIAIFAAAVADMRPREAAEHKLKKGVADAELGTIDLVENPDILATLGARKRHQVVVGFAAETNDVVANAEKKLVSKHADLVVANEVGGGRAFGADDNVVWFVDDEDIEELPRMSKTRLADEILDKAIQFLA comes from the coding sequence ATGACTAACGCAAACGACGCCGCGGCCAACGCCGCGCAGAAGACCGTGCTGCTGGGCGTGACCGGGTGCATCGCCGCCTACAAGTCGTGCGAGATCGTGCGCGGCCTGCAGAAGGCCGGCGTGCGCGTGAAGGTGGTCATGACCGAGCACGCCGCCGAGTTCGTGGGTCCCACGACGTTCCGCGCGCTCACGCACGAGACGGTGGCCGTCGGCCTGTTCGACGACCCGTCCGACCCCATCCACCACGTGTCGCTCGCGCAGGAAGCCGACGTGTTCCTCATCGCGCCGTGCACCGCGAACGTCATCGCCAAGATCGCCAACGGCATCGCCGACGATTTGCTGACCACCACGGCGCTGGCCACCACCGCGCCGCTCGTCATCGCGCCGGCCATGAACGTGAACATGTACGAGAACGGCGCCACCCGCTACAACATCGGCAAGCTGCACATCCGCGGCGCGCGCTTCATCGACGCCGGCGACGGCTACCTGGCATGCGGCGACGTGGGCAAGGGCCGCCTTGCCGAGGTGGACGACATCGTGTCGGCCACGCTCGACGAGCTGGGCGTGAAGCGCGACCTGGCCGGCCGCCGCGTCATGATCACCGCGGGCCCCACGGTGGAGCCCATCGACCCGGTGCGCTACATCTCCAACCACTCCTCGGGCAAGACCGGCTACGCCATCGCCCGCGCGGCGGCGCTGCGCGGCGCCGACGTGACGCTCGTGTCGGGCCCCGTCTCGCTGAGCGCGCCGCAGGGCGTGCACATGGTGCACGTGAGGACGGCGCGCGACATGTACGCGGCGGCCGAGGAGGCCTTCGAGGACGTCGACATCGCCATCTTCGCGGCGGCGGTGGCCGACATGCGCCCGCGCGAGGCGGCCGAGCACAAGCTGAAGAAGGGCGTCGCCGACGCCGAGCTGGGCACCATCGACCTCGTGGAGAACCCCGACATCCTGGCCACGCTGGGCGCGCGCAAGCGGCATCAGGTGGTGGTGGGCTTCGCCGCCGAGACGAACGACGTGGTGGCGAACGCCGAGAAGAAGCTCGTGTCCAAGCACGCCGACCTCGTGGTGGCCAACGAAGTGGGCGGCGGCCGCGCGTTCGGCGCGGACGACAACGTGGTGTGGTTCGTGGACGACGAGGACATCGAGGAGCTTCCCCGCATGTCGAAGACCCGCCTCGCCGACGAGATCCTCGACAAGGCCATCCAGTTCCTGGCGTGA
- the hemH gene encoding ferrochelatase — protein sequence MNIVPQGKRSGVLLVNTGTPAVPKPRAVRKYLARFLMDKRIAPMNRVGWWFVLHLFILPKRGRASAEKYEKIWTDEGSPFTIAHEKLAAGLGAAFDEEGLDVAVRCAMSYSDPSVLDCVRELKDAGCTRLVVLPLYPQSAYSTTGSVSDSVEHALKKARWDVPCDFVDNYHDDPTYIRAIAASIEHAGFEVDSDDKVLFSFHSIPLVDIEAGDTYELQTGATSLQVASELGIDRNRWTIGYQCRFDKGREWLTPFTRDVLTRWAEAGVGRVFFICPNFAVDCLETLYDIDYELKPFYFDQIEQAGRTPDEACFTYVPCLDRSRAHLRVLADVLRPHIEEVPHD from the coding sequence ATGAACATCGTGCCACAGGGGAAGCGCTCAGGGGTGCTCTTAGTGAACACCGGCACGCCCGCCGTGCCCAAGCCCCGTGCCGTGCGGAAGTACCTTGCCAGGTTCTTGATGGACAAGCGCATCGCGCCGATGAACCGCGTGGGCTGGTGGTTCGTCCTTCACCTGTTCATTCTTCCGAAACGCGGGCGCGCGTCGGCCGAGAAGTACGAGAAGATCTGGACGGACGAGGGCTCGCCGTTCACGATCGCCCACGAGAAGCTGGCCGCCGGCCTGGGCGCCGCGTTCGACGAGGAGGGCCTCGACGTCGCGGTGCGCTGCGCCATGAGCTACAGCGACCCGTCGGTGCTCGACTGCGTGCGCGAGCTCAAGGACGCGGGCTGCACGCGCCTCGTCGTGCTGCCGCTGTACCCGCAGAGCGCCTACTCCACCACCGGCTCGGTGTCCGACAGCGTGGAGCACGCGCTCAAGAAGGCGCGCTGGGACGTGCCGTGCGACTTCGTGGACAACTACCACGACGACCCCACCTACATCCGCGCCATCGCCGCGTCCATCGAGCACGCCGGCTTCGAGGTGGATTCCGACGACAAGGTGCTGTTCTCGTTCCACTCCATCCCGCTCGTGGACATCGAGGCGGGGGACACCTACGAGCTGCAGACGGGCGCCACCAGCCTGCAGGTGGCCAGCGAGCTGGGCATCGACCGCAACCGCTGGACCATCGGCTACCAGTGCCGCTTCGACAAGGGCCGCGAGTGGCTCACGCCCTTCACGCGCGACGTGCTCACCCGCTGGGCCGAGGCGGGCGTGGGGCGCGTGTTCTTCATCTGCCCGAACTTCGCCGTCGATTGCCTGGAGACGCTCTACGACATCGACTACGAGCTCAAGCCGTTCTACTTCGACCAGATCGAGCAGGCGGGCCGCACGCCGGACGAGGCGTGCTTCACCTACGTGCCCTGCCTCGACCGCAGCCGCGCGCACCTCCGGGTGCTCGCCGACGTGCTGCGCCCGCATATTGAGGAGGTCCCCCATGACTAA
- a CDS encoding putative ABC transporter permease codes for MEKEPKKSAAELPSRQAVTPDREPDAGPSSCESAAPRPGILREIGKEAREQVRPNLGYLKIDYFTLFWLFMAGCVFGLVVETAFHAIVYGGYESRAGLVWGPFSPIYGVGAVVLTASLNRFYHSHNLIIFLIAMLLGSVMEYTTSWLMEVLWGAIAWDYSGTFGSINGRTNFAFGVMWGLLGLVWVRTILPFIKRVFSHVDAKSVLARIVTVALSLFMAANIAVTVLALDREGQRAAGVPATTWEQRFLDEHFPDSYLQARMQNMSVYGKG; via the coding sequence ATGGAGAAAGAACCGAAAAAATCGGCTGCGGAATTACCGTCGCGACAGGCCGTAACACCCGATCGCGAGCCCGATGCCGGACCTTCCTCCTGCGAAAGCGCCGCACCGCGCCCGGGCATCCTCCGCGAGATCGGCAAGGAGGCCCGCGAGCAGGTCCGCCCGAACCTCGGCTACCTCAAGATCGACTACTTCACGCTGTTCTGGCTGTTCATGGCCGGATGCGTGTTCGGGCTCGTGGTGGAGACGGCGTTCCATGCCATCGTGTACGGCGGCTACGAGAGCCGCGCAGGCCTCGTATGGGGCCCGTTCTCGCCCATCTACGGCGTGGGCGCGGTGGTGCTCACGGCATCGCTCAACCGCTTCTACCACTCGCACAACCTCATCATCTTCCTCATCGCCATGCTGCTGGGCTCGGTGATGGAGTACACCACGAGCTGGCTCATGGAGGTGCTGTGGGGCGCGATCGCCTGGGACTACAGCGGCACGTTCGGCAGCATCAACGGGCGCACGAACTTCGCGTTCGGCGTGATGTGGGGCCTGCTGGGCCTCGTGTGGGTGCGCACGATCCTGCCGTTCATCAAGCGGGTGTTCTCGCACGTCGATGCGAAGAGCGTGCTCGCGCGCATCGTCACCGTGGCGCTCAGCCTGTTCATGGCGGCGAACATCGCCGTCACCGTGCTCGCGCTCGATCGCGAGGGCCAGCGCGCCGCCGGCGTGCCCGCCACCACCTGGGAGCAGCGCTTCCTCGACGAGCACTTCCCCGACAGCTACCTCCAGGCGCGCATGCAGAACATGAGCGTGTACGGCAAGGGATGA
- a CDS encoding RluA family pseudouridine synthase, with product MSRMLSYAAAAEDAGQRLDALMAARGLYPSRSVAARAADEGLVFVNGAAVAKKHLVAAGDTIVYQVEEAVEAGPLSGQPIDLDIRYEDDALIVLSKQVGLVCHPSVDHDDGTLVNALIYHCGAEHLCNVQGEDDRLGIVHRLDRDTSGLMLAAKTDEAGYALMSDIRDRAVDRRYLALVHGVIAHDTGMIDAPIARAEKERTRMAVRDTQSARESITTFRVLERFEHGPRDDGYTLIDCKLFTGRTHQIRVHLEYAKHPLVGDPVYTSGAPSAPAADLGLDRQFLHSFQLAFEHPITGESLRFADNLPADLQGALDDLAPRSMGRTAAGEDVRGLLEEAPRPRL from the coding sequence ATGAGCCGCATGCTGAGCTACGCCGCCGCCGCCGAGGACGCGGGGCAGCGCCTCGACGCCCTGATGGCCGCGCGCGGGCTGTACCCCAGCCGCAGCGTCGCGGCGCGCGCGGCGGACGAGGGGCTCGTCTTCGTGAACGGCGCGGCCGTGGCGAAGAAGCACCTCGTGGCCGCGGGCGACACGATCGTGTACCAGGTGGAGGAGGCCGTCGAGGCCGGGCCTTTGAGCGGCCAGCCCATCGACCTCGACATCCGCTACGAGGACGACGCCCTCATCGTGCTGTCCAAGCAGGTGGGGCTCGTGTGCCATCCGTCGGTGGACCACGACGACGGCACCCTCGTGAACGCCCTCATCTACCACTGCGGCGCCGAGCACCTGTGCAACGTGCAGGGGGAGGACGACCGCCTGGGCATCGTGCACCGCCTCGACCGCGACACGAGCGGCCTCATGCTGGCCGCGAAGACCGACGAGGCGGGCTACGCGCTCATGTCCGACATCCGCGACCGCGCGGTGGATCGCCGCTACCTGGCGCTCGTGCACGGCGTGATCGCCCACGACACGGGCATGATCGACGCCCCCATCGCGCGCGCCGAGAAGGAGCGCACGCGCATGGCCGTCCGCGACACGCAATCGGCCCGCGAGTCGATCACCACGTTCCGCGTGCTCGAGCGCTTCGAGCACGGTCCGCGCGACGACGGCTACACGCTCATCGACTGCAAGCTGTTCACGGGCAGGACGCACCAGATCCGCGTGCACCTGGAGTACGCGAAGCACCCCCTGGTGGGCGACCCGGTGTACACCTCGGGAGCGCCGAGCGCGCCCGCCGCCGACCTCGGCCTCGACCGCCAGTTCCTGCACTCGTTCCAGCTGGCCTTCGAGCATCCCATCACCGGCGAGAGCCTCCGCTTCGCCGACAACCTCCCCGCCGACCTGCAGGGCGCGCTTGACGACCTCGCCCCCCGCAGCATGGGCCGCACGGCAGCCGGCGAGGACGTGCGAGGATTGCTCGAAGAGGCCCCGAGGCCGAGGTTGTAG
- the lspA gene encoding signal peptidase II, which yields MDTKRSRNTLVFGIVALAWLALDTLTKSYFNGSYAVGEVVTGPLLGLVRFHLVHNTGAAWGMFGDSTFLLGVMSLIVCVLLTVYLFFLAHRPSTLQVVGVALVVAGGLGNAFDRFTLGYVVDFIEPVFIDFPVFNVADIGVTCGFVLFLVGVILSWRHEDRIAAASAEASEASDDARDEGTDAR from the coding sequence TTGGATACGAAGCGCTCGCGCAACACGCTGGTGTTCGGCATCGTCGCGCTCGCGTGGCTCGCCCTCGACACGCTCACGAAGAGCTACTTCAACGGCTCGTACGCCGTGGGCGAGGTCGTCACGGGGCCGCTGCTCGGCCTCGTGCGGTTCCACCTCGTGCACAACACGGGGGCCGCATGGGGCATGTTCGGAGACTCGACGTTCCTACTGGGCGTCATGTCGCTCATCGTGTGCGTGCTGCTCACGGTGTACCTGTTCTTCCTGGCGCATCGGCCGAGCACCCTGCAGGTGGTGGGCGTGGCGCTCGTGGTGGCGGGCGGCCTCGGCAACGCGTTCGACCGCTTCACGCTGGGCTACGTCGTGGACTTCATCGAGCCCGTGTTCATCGACTTCCCCGTGTTCAACGTGGCCGACATCGGCGTGACGTGCGGGTTCGTGCTGTTCCTCGTCGGCGTGATCCTCAGCTGGCGCCACGAGGACCGCATCGCCGCCGCGTCTGCCGAAGCGTCCGAAGCGTCGGACGACGCGCGCGACGAGGGAACCGACGCCCGATGA
- the ileS gene encoding isoleucine--tRNA ligase produces the protein MANTYKETMNLPKTDFAMRANLPENEPKRLAKWEEERVYEQVLEKNKDGKPFILHDGPPYANGPIHIGHAFNKILKDFVNKSHAQRGFFTPYVPGWDCHGQPIEHMVEKTLGPDKMAKIDQPTLRRLCREWAEKYVDVQREGFKRLGVNADWEHPYLTFTPNYEAGNVEVFKKMYLDGSVYRGRKPIHWCKRCHTALAEAEIEYSDETSPSIFVKFKMDLMPGVYEAAGAAGDAYVLIWTTTPWTLPANTAVSLAPDADYVMVRADGSNMIMARELVEQVADIAGWDDYALVTGAAGEPVALKGRELTGLTYTCPIRQDLKGTIIYGDHVTLDSGTGAVHTAPGHGQDDYLVALEFDVPLLMPVDDNGVLTDEAGPFAGLDVDEANPAIIAWLRERGTLVAQKEILHSYPHCWRCHEPVIFRATDQWFVSMDKNSLREDSLDAIENKVEWIPSWAKNRIGSMVADRPDWCISRQRSWGVPIPVFKCAKCGNTVANEQTFDAVIDLFYREGADAWFTHDPSDYLPRGIKCETCGCTELLPEKDILDVWWESGVSHTSVLKHREAEGLRFPADMYLEGSDQHRGWFQSSLLTSMGAYGVPPYKSVMHCGFTVDGEGRKMSKSLGNGVDPAEVMEKSGADVLRLWVASVDYSQDVSISDEILQRTSEAYRRIRNTFRFLLGSLDDFDDTKHAVKDWDALEPIDRWAMVRTQHLLADVEAAYDAYRFHYVYRAVYDYIVNDLSAVYMDATKDRVYSEAPDSPRRRAAQTVLMNILEVLVRVLAPVLSFTTDEVWEHYPLAMREREGRPSNVQLAGWPEPSDFLPAVPAAEGERAAEDFGVILGVREIVTKALEDARGEKTVNKSQEAAVTVTAPRGVLDVLERYDAAVFEELFIVASVAFEEGEELAATVAKTEAEKCPRCWNYRTLGGNPNHPDVCERCGDVLDALGFAEGE, from the coding sequence GTGGCGAACACGTACAAAGAAACGATGAACCTGCCGAAGACCGACTTCGCGATGCGGGCGAACCTGCCCGAGAACGAGCCGAAGCGGTTGGCCAAGTGGGAGGAAGAGCGCGTCTACGAGCAGGTGCTCGAGAAGAACAAGGACGGCAAGCCGTTCATCCTGCACGACGGCCCCCCGTACGCCAACGGCCCCATCCACATCGGCCACGCCTTCAACAAGATCCTCAAGGACTTCGTGAACAAGTCCCACGCGCAGCGCGGCTTCTTCACGCCGTACGTGCCCGGCTGGGATTGCCACGGCCAGCCCATCGAGCACATGGTGGAGAAGACGCTCGGCCCCGACAAGATGGCGAAGATCGACCAGCCCACGCTGCGCCGCCTCTGCCGCGAATGGGCCGAGAAGTACGTCGACGTGCAGCGCGAGGGCTTCAAGCGCCTCGGCGTGAACGCCGACTGGGAGCATCCGTACCTCACGTTCACGCCGAACTACGAGGCGGGCAACGTCGAGGTGTTCAAGAAGATGTACCTGGACGGCTCGGTGTACCGCGGCCGCAAGCCCATCCACTGGTGCAAGCGCTGCCACACCGCGCTGGCCGAGGCCGAGATCGAGTACTCCGACGAGACGTCTCCGTCCATCTTCGTGAAGTTCAAGATGGACCTCATGCCCGGCGTGTACGAGGCCGCCGGCGCGGCGGGCGACGCCTACGTGCTCATCTGGACCACCACGCCCTGGACGTTGCCGGCGAACACCGCCGTGTCGCTGGCCCCCGACGCCGACTACGTGATGGTGCGGGCGGACGGCTCGAACATGATCATGGCGCGCGAGCTGGTCGAGCAGGTGGCCGACATCGCGGGCTGGGACGACTACGCGCTCGTCACCGGCGCGGCCGGTGAGCCCGTCGCGCTCAAGGGCCGCGAGCTCACCGGCCTCACCTACACGTGCCCCATCCGCCAGGACCTCAAGGGCACCATCATCTACGGCGACCACGTCACGCTCGATTCGGGCACGGGCGCGGTGCACACCGCCCCCGGCCACGGCCAGGACGACTACCTCGTGGCGCTTGAGTTCGACGTGCCGCTGCTCATGCCCGTGGACGACAACGGCGTGCTCACCGACGAGGCGGGCCCCTTCGCGGGCCTCGACGTGGACGAGGCGAACCCGGCCATCATCGCGTGGCTGCGCGAGCGCGGCACGCTCGTGGCTCAGAAGGAGATCCTGCACAGCTACCCGCACTGCTGGCGCTGCCACGAGCCGGTCATCTTCCGCGCCACCGACCAGTGGTTCGTGTCGATGGACAAGAACAGCCTGCGCGAGGACTCGCTCGACGCCATCGAGAACAAGGTGGAGTGGATCCCCTCGTGGGCGAAGAACCGCATCGGCTCCATGGTGGCCGACCGTCCCGACTGGTGCATCTCGCGCCAGCGCTCGTGGGGCGTGCCCATCCCCGTGTTCAAATGCGCGAAGTGCGGCAACACGGTGGCGAACGAGCAGACGTTCGACGCGGTGATCGACCTGTTCTACCGCGAGGGCGCCGACGCGTGGTTCACGCACGACCCGTCCGACTACCTGCCGCGCGGCATCAAGTGCGAGACCTGCGGCTGCACCGAGCTGCTACCCGAGAAGGACATCCTCGACGTGTGGTGGGAGAGCGGCGTGTCGCACACCTCCGTGCTGAAGCACCGCGAGGCCGAGGGCCTGCGCTTCCCGGCCGACATGTACCTCGAGGGCTCCGACCAGCATCGCGGCTGGTTCCAGTCGTCGCTGCTCACCAGCATGGGCGCCTACGGCGTGCCGCCGTACAAGAGCGTCATGCACTGCGGCTTCACGGTGGACGGCGAGGGCCGCAAGATGTCGAAGTCCCTCGGCAACGGCGTGGACCCGGCCGAGGTCATGGAGAAGAGCGGCGCCGACGTGCTGCGCCTGTGGGTGGCCAGCGTCGACTACTCGCAGGACGTGAGCATCTCCGACGAGATCCTCCAGCGTACGAGCGAGGCCTACCGCCGCATCCGCAACACGTTCCGCTTCCTCCTGGGAAGCCTCGACGACTTCGACGACACGAAGCACGCCGTCAAGGACTGGGACGCGCTCGAGCCCATTGACCGGTGGGCGATGGTGCGCACGCAGCACCTGCTCGCCGACGTGGAGGCCGCCTACGACGCCTACCGGTTCCACTACGTGTACCGCGCCGTGTACGACTACATCGTGAACGACCTTTCGGCCGTGTACATGGACGCCACGAAGGATCGCGTGTACTCCGAGGCGCCCGACTCGCCGCGTCGCCGCGCCGCGCAGACCGTGCTCATGAACATCCTCGAGGTGCTCGTGCGCGTGCTGGCGCCGGTGCTGTCGTTCACGACCGACGAGGTGTGGGAGCACTACCCGCTGGCCATGCGCGAGCGCGAAGGCCGCCCCTCGAACGTGCAGCTGGCCGGTTGGCCGGAGCCGTCCGACTTCCTGCCGGCCGTTCCCGCCGCAGAAGGCGAGCGCGCGGCCGAGGACTTCGGCGTCATCCTCGGGGTGCGCGAGATCGTGACGAAGGCGCTCGAGGACGCGCGCGGCGAGAAGACGGTGAACAAGAGCCAGGAGGCGGCCGTGACGGTGACGGCGCCGCGCGGCGTGCTCGACGTGCTGGAGCGCTACGACGCGGCCGTGTTCGAGGAGCTGTTCATCGTGGCCTCGGTGGCCTTCGAGGAGGGCGAGGAGCTGGCGGCGACGGTGGCGAAGACCGAGGCCGAGAAGTGCCCGCGCTGCTGGAACTACCGCACGCTCGGCGGCAACCCGAACCATCCTGACGTATGCGAACGCTGCGGCGACGTGCTCGACGCCCTCGGCTTCGCAGAGGGGGAGTAG
- a CDS encoding DegV family protein translates to MPMNFEIVTDSSCNLVEDMIDDFGLHILPLTFMVDGEQYQSYLKGQHTDLAQFYTMMRDGKVITTSLPNLADSEALMRGLLEQGRDVLYLGFSSGLSGTYEATELLIRDLAKEFPDRTMYAVDTLAASGGEGLLIWHAVQRARAGASIEEVRDWVEENKLHLAHWFTVDDLMFLFRGGRVSKTAAWAGTMLNIKPVMHVDDEGHLVPLEKVRGRKKSLNALVDHMEKTALAPIDEQMVFITHGDCIEEAEYVAEQVKERFGCKQVVVNYVDPVIGAHSGPGTMALFFLANKR, encoded by the coding sequence ATGCCGATGAACTTCGAGATCGTCACCGATTCCAGCTGCAACCTCGTCGAGGACATGATCGACGACTTCGGGCTGCACATCCTCCCCCTCACCTTCATGGTGGACGGCGAGCAGTACCAGAGCTACCTCAAGGGCCAGCACACCGACCTGGCGCAGTTCTACACGATGATGCGCGACGGCAAGGTGATCACGACGTCGCTGCCGAACCTGGCCGACTCCGAGGCGCTCATGCGCGGCCTGCTGGAACAGGGTCGCGACGTGCTGTACCTGGGCTTCTCCAGCGGCTTGTCGGGCACGTACGAGGCCACCGAGCTGCTCATCCGCGACCTGGCGAAGGAGTTCCCCGACCGCACGATGTACGCCGTGGACACGCTGGCGGCCTCGGGCGGCGAGGGCCTGCTGATCTGGCACGCGGTGCAGCGCGCCCGCGCCGGCGCCTCCATCGAGGAGGTGCGCGACTGGGTGGAGGAGAACAAGCTGCACCTGGCCCACTGGTTCACCGTGGACGACCTCATGTTCCTGTTCCGCGGCGGCCGCGTGTCGAAGACGGCGGCCTGGGCGGGCACCATGCTCAACATCAAGCCCGTCATGCACGTGGACGACGAGGGGCATCTCGTCCCCCTGGAGAAGGTGCGCGGGCGCAAGAAGTCCCTGAACGCGCTGGTCGACCACATGGAGAAGACGGCGCTCGCGCCCATCGACGAGCAGATGGTGTTCATCACGCACGGCGACTGCATCGAGGAGGCCGAGTACGTGGCCGAGCAGGTGAAGGAGCGCTTCGGGTGCAAGCAGGTCGTCGTCAACTACGTCGACCCCGTCATCGGTGCCCACTCCGGCCCGGGCACCATGGCGCTGTTCTTCCTGGCCAACAAGCGCTAG